acccctctatttatagaggttcttgacgggcctctggatccgaggcccattagtacttctaaacctaatccaactcggatctgatccgaattgggcttccagccccttaagtgtgtgaccctatgggttcggatacgtatagacatggcccgagtactcctactcggcccaatagtcggtagcggcctctagcaagacgtgccaactcctatacgcacacgaagatcatatcagacgaaccatcacaacataatatacatgttattccctttgcctcacgatatttggtctagcttcaagccgaccgctctttctcgatcctatgattcggaatccctttgtaggttaactcttaaccgtacgtagcatggccatgcattttcggatccgatcactcgaggggcccagagatatcactctcaatcagagaggggcaaatcccatcttgattgaccatgtctcatagcatgcttcttgacaaacccaaaaactacctttataactaccctgttacggcgtagcgtttgatagtccctaagtaggtcgatccacatctagaatacatgcgacaatctcaggtataaggacaaagcgtatatgttgtttaaagagagaactacttctcgtgttgggtcagtcctagcacatgtctccacatgtgtccacattattagttcaacatctccatgtccatgacttgtgaaacatagtcatcaactaatacatgtgctagtctaatattcatgtgtgtcctcacatgaactccgactagggacaactttagaataaccatacaagtaaagagtttcacatacaattcacataattgcaaatcaattcaagtagccttcaatggatattcaatgaacacaacatacaaatcatggatacaaatggaatatcatcatctctatgattgcctctagggcatacctccaacaccacatcatccacgtacgcctcaACATTACGGTGTAACTGTTTCTAAAATCACATCTGGATTGCACGTTGATAGgtggcgcctgcgttcttcaacccaaaggacattgttgtatagcagaaagctccataagGGGTGATAAATGCGATCTTAGCCTGGTCCTCttctttgagagctatctggtggtaCCCCGAATAGCAATCTACGAAACAGAGTAGTGCGCATCCACcagtggagtcgatgacttgatcgatcctcgggagcccgaaggggtcctttggatagtgcttgttgagatctgtgtaatcaatgcacattctccactcaaTGTTGTTCTTCTTTTGAACCAGGACGGGGTTAGCGAGCTACTCACGATGGTAGACTTCTTTTATAAATTCCGATGCGAGTAGTTttgccaactctttcttgatggcttcccttctgtcctaGACGAATCATCGTAGTTGTTgtctctttggagtagctttcgaatccacatttagtgaatgctcgatcagctccttgggcaccccAGGCATGTCTACTagtttccatgcaaagatgtctcggttggcccgaaggaagctgacaagCGCGCTTTTCTATATAGGATCCAACCCTGaaccgatcagggctgtcttggaggtgtCGCTGGTCTCGAGGTCAATGACTTTGATGTCCATGTCACTTGCTAGCTTAACCTTGGTAGCCCCCAACTTCTTCTCTGGAATTTTGAGTTCGGCTGCGGAGAGCTTTTCTGAAGCAGCGAAGACTTGTTGCGTTGAATTGGGCACTTGAGAAGTTGCGGCTAACTCGATAGCCTCTGTGTCGCACtcatatgatctcttcaagtctccatgGAGGGAGAGAACTCCCTTGGTCCCAgtatcttgagtactaagtacacataatGCAGGATGGTCATGaactggtcttccgaggatggcatgaTAAGAAGTCTCAGGATCCGCCACCTCAAACTggatgtactctgtccggtAGTTCTCCTTAGTgccgaaggtaactggcaggAATACTTGTCCAATAGGTATAGCCGTGTTGCCtgggatgatcccatagaaGGGAGAGTTCATCGGGGTGAGCATCTCCATGATtctgaggcccatcttcttcaaagtcttggcgaacaAGACGTTGAGACTGCTGCCGCCGTCGACAAGTACCTTGGTGAGCCTGAAGCCGGCAACAACCAGCTCCAAGACGAGAAGGAATCATCTTGGTTCTGAGAAATTAGTCCACTGATCTTTTCGAGAGAAGGTAATTTCTCGTAGCActagcttctgggaccgcttcgAGGCGGTACCCGGGATCccgccaaaaatgacattgataGTCTTGGATGGGGTCTTGAACTTGCCGTTGctgtcctcgtcgtcgtcttccttaGCTTTTCCTTTGTCATTGGTACCCGATGGCTCTGGCAAGTCCTTCGTTACTCTGCGtaggctgtagcagtctattacAGCGTGTTTGTCGTGAGGAGGCCACGGGCACTATT
This sequence is a window from Setaria italica strain Yugu1 chromosome III, Setaria_italica_v2.0, whole genome shotgun sequence. Protein-coding genes within it:
- the LOC111256752 gene encoding uncharacterized protein LOC111256752, whose translation is MEMLTPMNSPFYGIIPGNTAIPIGQVFLPVTFGTKENYRTEYIQFEVADPETSYHAILGRPVHDHPALCVLSTQDTGTKGVLSLHGDLKRSYECDTEAIELAATSQVPNSTQQVFAASEKLSAAELKIPEKKLGATKVKLASDMDIKVIDLETSDTSKTALIGSGLDPI